A single Flavobacterium sp. 1 DNA region contains:
- a CDS encoding glycoside hydrolase family 3 protein: MKISKIFIILIISIAYSTFNCAAQNQYRFQDYNLTFEERVNDLVSHLSLEEKVSQMLNSSPAIEHLGIPAYDWWNETLHGVARTPFKVTVYPQAIAMAATFDKNSLFTMADYSATEGRAIYNKAVASGRTNERYLGLTYWTPNINIFRDPRWGRGQETYGEDPYLTAMLGDAFVRGLQGDDTKYIKAAACAKHYAVHSGPEPLRHVFDVDVSAYDLWDTYLPAFQKLITESHVVGVMCAYNAFRTQPCCASDILMTDILRNQWKFDGYVTSDCWAIDDFFKNHKTHPDAASASADAVFHGTDIDCGTDAYKALVQAVKQNKITEAQIDVSVKRLFMVRFRLGMFDPVSMVKYAQTPDNVLESKEHAAHALKMAQQSMVLLKNENQTLPLSKKLKKIVVLGPNADNSIAILGNYNGTPSNLKTVLQGIKDKVGAATEVIFDKAVNFTNNNILLYQDLSQQYSYEGKQGFKAEYYNNKDLEGTPVVTREAKVDNIWQEGQTVTGTIRANNFSARYTADFKPEKDDTITFELQGDDGYRFIVNGAIVIDSWKKNRWGSKTYELAVKKGSNYTLTVEYWQGDGSANIKMNAGSYVKTDYNQIADRYKDADAFIFTGGISPQLEGEEMKVSDPGFEGGDRTTILLPAVQTELMKALKTTGKPVIFVMMTGSAIATPWESENIPAILNAWYGGQSAGTAVADILFGDYSPSGRLPVTFYKGDSDLASFNDYNMENRTYRYFKGVPQYGFGFGLSYTTFEYSKLEIPVQVEKGKNVIASVTITNTGKFSGEEVAQLYVLDQGKKIKVSIKTLKGFERVSLNPGQSKTITFTLTPQDLSYVTEEGKLRQLEGKVEIAVGGHQPDEHNPSSSGLIKKIITVK, from the coding sequence ATGAAAATAAGTAAAATTTTTATAATTCTAATTATCAGCATTGCCTACAGTACTTTCAATTGTGCTGCGCAAAACCAATATCGTTTTCAAGATTATAATTTAACTTTTGAAGAACGGGTAAATGACCTGGTTTCTCATCTGAGCCTTGAAGAAAAAGTATCACAAATGCTTAATTCCTCCCCTGCAATAGAACACTTGGGCATACCGGCTTATGACTGGTGGAACGAAACACTGCACGGAGTGGCCCGTACCCCTTTTAAAGTGACCGTTTACCCGCAGGCTATTGCAATGGCAGCAACATTTGATAAAAATTCGCTGTTCACTATGGCCGATTATTCTGCTACAGAAGGACGGGCTATTTACAATAAAGCAGTCGCTTCCGGGCGCACAAACGAGCGATACTTGGGACTTACCTACTGGACGCCAAATATTAATATATTCAGAGACCCCCGCTGGGGACGCGGACAGGAGACTTATGGCGAAGATCCTTACCTGACTGCCATGCTGGGAGATGCCTTTGTACGAGGACTGCAGGGTGATGACACAAAATATATTAAAGCAGCGGCCTGCGCCAAACACTATGCGGTACATAGTGGTCCGGAACCGCTGAGACACGTTTTTGATGTAGACGTAAGCGCATACGACCTTTGGGATACTTACCTTCCTGCTTTTCAAAAATTAATTACCGAATCTCATGTCGTTGGAGTTATGTGCGCTTATAATGCCTTCAGGACTCAGCCATGCTGCGCCAGCGATATATTGATGACCGACATACTTAGAAACCAGTGGAAATTTGATGGCTACGTAACCTCCGACTGCTGGGCAATTGATGACTTTTTCAAAAATCACAAAACACACCCGGACGCTGCATCGGCTTCGGCAGATGCTGTGTTTCACGGGACTGATATAGACTGTGGCACTGATGCCTATAAAGCCTTAGTTCAAGCAGTAAAACAAAACAAAATTACGGAGGCGCAAATAGACGTTTCGGTTAAGCGCTTATTTATGGTTCGTTTCCGCCTGGGCATGTTTGATCCAGTTTCTATGGTTAAATATGCGCAGACGCCCGATAATGTTCTGGAAAGTAAAGAGCACGCTGCACACGCCCTAAAAATGGCACAGCAGTCAATGGTATTGCTAAAGAATGAAAACCAAACCCTGCCGCTTAGCAAAAAATTAAAAAAGATAGTGGTGCTAGGGCCTAACGCAGATAATTCCATAGCCATTTTAGGAAATTACAACGGAACTCCCTCTAATCTTAAAACCGTATTGCAGGGCATAAAAGATAAAGTTGGTGCAGCTACCGAAGTCATTTTTGATAAAGCAGTTAACTTTACCAATAACAACATTTTACTATATCAGGATTTATCCCAACAGTATTCTTATGAAGGAAAACAGGGATTTAAAGCCGAATATTACAATAACAAAGACCTCGAAGGCACTCCTGTCGTAACCCGCGAGGCCAAAGTGGACAACATCTGGCAGGAAGGCCAGACAGTGACCGGCACTATAAGAGCCAATAACTTTTCGGCTAGATATACTGCTGATTTTAAACCTGAAAAAGACGATACAATAACCTTTGAACTCCAAGGCGATGATGGCTACCGATTTATAGTAAACGGAGCAATTGTTATTGATTCATGGAAAAAAAACCGCTGGGGCTCAAAAACCTATGAGCTTGCAGTAAAAAAAGGCTCCAACTACACCCTGACTGTAGAATACTGGCAGGGAGACGGAAGCGCCAATATAAAAATGAATGCAGGCAGCTACGTTAAAACCGATTATAACCAGATTGCAGACCGATACAAAGATGCTGATGCTTTTATTTTTACAGGAGGAATATCTCCGCAGCTTGAAGGCGAAGAAATGAAAGTAAGCGATCCCGGCTTTGAAGGCGGAGACCGAACTACCATACTACTGCCTGCTGTACAGACCGAACTGATGAAAGCCTTGAAAACTACAGGCAAACCCGTAATATTTGTCATGATGACAGGAAGTGCCATCGCAACTCCATGGGAATCCGAAAACATTCCTGCTATCTTAAATGCATGGTATGGAGGCCAGTCGGCTGGAACCGCAGTGGCAGATATTTTATTTGGCGATTACAGCCCATCTGGAAGATTGCCTGTTACCTTTTACAAAGGAGACAGCGACCTAGCTTCTTTCAATGATTATAATATGGAAAACCGAACTTATCGCTATTTCAAAGGCGTTCCGCAATATGGTTTTGGATTTGGACTCAGCTATACCACTTTTGAATACAGTAAATTAGAAATACCTGTACAGGTTGAAAAAGGTAAAAATGTCATAGCATCGGTAACGATTACAAATACAGGAAAATTTTCAGGCGAAGAGGTGGCGCAACTTTATGTGCTGGATCAAGGCAAAAAAATAAAAGTTTCTATAAAAACGCTCAAAGGTTTTGAGAGAGTTTCACTTAATCCTGGACAAAGCAAAACTATAACCTTTACTTTGACTCCACAGGATCTGTCTTATGTTACCGAAGAAGGCAAACTTCGCCAACTGGAAGGCAAAGTAGAAATTGCAGTAGGCGGACACCAGCCTGACGAACATAACCCATCCAGCAGCGGACTGATTAAAAAAATCATAACAGTAAAATAA
- the fsa gene encoding fructose-6-phosphate aldolase — protein sequence MKFFIDTANLGDIKEAQSLGVLDGVTTNPSLMAKEGITGKENILQHYLDICNIVEGDVSAEVISTDYDGMVREGEELAALHPQIVVKLPMIADGIKACKYFSSKGIRTNVTLVFSAGQALLAAKAGATYVSPFLGRLDDISTDGIHLISEIREIYDNYDYQTQILSASIRHTMHIVDCAKVGSDVMTGPLSAIKGLLKHPLTDIGLAQFVADAKKMNL from the coding sequence ATGAAATTTTTTATAGATACAGCCAACTTAGGAGATATCAAAGAAGCTCAGTCATTGGGCGTTTTAGATGGAGTTACGACAAATCCGTCTTTGATGGCTAAAGAAGGAATTACTGGAAAAGAGAATATTCTGCAGCATTACCTTGATATTTGCAATATTGTTGAAGGAGATGTTTCTGCCGAAGTTATTTCAACAGATTATGACGGAATGGTAAGAGAAGGTGAGGAGCTTGCTGCCTTACATCCGCAGATTGTGGTAAAATTACCTATGATTGCAGATGGAATCAAAGCTTGTAAATATTTTTCCTCAAAAGGAATCAGAACTAATGTTACTTTGGTATTCTCAGCTGGTCAGGCACTTTTGGCGGCTAAAGCTGGAGCAACTTATGTTTCTCCTTTCTTAGGAAGATTAGATGATATTTCAACAGACGGTATACATTTAATTTCTGAAATCAGAGAGATTTATGATAATTACGATTATCAAACACAGATTCTTTCAGCCTCAATCAGGCATACTATGCATATTGTAGATTGTGCAAAAGTTGGATCGGATGTGATGACTGGACCACTTTCAGCAATCAAAGGTTTGTTAAAACATCCTTTGACGGATATTGGTTTAGCACAATTTGTAGCAGATGCCAAAAAGATGAATCTTTAA
- a CDS encoding glycosyl hydrolase 115 family protein — MKVLAKFILTLITICFFSPLKAAEPFITTEKKPDAVVLKEKSLRLSLFVNSGADKGVVRAVNNLQADFEKVTGEKPAIFSQINSPSSAFIIIGTIGTNSVIDDLIKQRKIDGKELKGKNEKFIIQSVKNPFKGVEEAIIIAGSDKRGTIYGIYELSRQIGVSPWYYWADVPVEHKENLYFKKGIYTDGEPAVKYRGIFLNDEAPALSGWSKATFGGFNSQFYEKIFELLLRLKANYMWPAMWGNAFYDDDSNNGPLANEMGIVMGTSHHEPMALAQQDWKRYIQKNNLPNVWDYSKNKTVLDEFWKTGIERSKNWEKLVTIGMRGDGDEAMSEGTNISLLENIVKNQRQIIEKITKQKAEKTSQVWALYKEVQEYYDQGMRVPDDVILLFCDDNWGNVRKLPDPIKPLHKGGYGIYYHFDYVGGPRNSKWINISPIQRVWEQMNLSYEHGVDKVWIVNVGDLKPMEFPISFFLEMAWNPKQFNSKNLFEFTKNWAAQQFGKRHAKEIAELLNIYPRYNRRVTPEMLNSKTYSLENYNEFETVVNDYKNLALDAYRLYDEIPQQYKDAYFQLVLYPIDACSNLYEMYFAQAKNQKLAKEKNVLANYYADKMKTHFVRDSILQNKYNNEIAAGKWIHMMDQMHIGYNSWHDEPKNILPEVTYILENAKPVEKVFKEKNGYVSIEAENFSKSNNSDKIHWEVIPDFGKTKSGITTFPQNAYPKEDENVFVEYEIDFTSSGEFTIQLLLAPTLNFNSNKGLRYEISFDREKPQTVNFNGNYRGELGKWQAEQIIRSSAKLSVLKSGKHTLRFRVLEPGIVLQKILIDTGGLKPSYLGSPESEIID, encoded by the coding sequence ATGAAAGTTTTAGCAAAATTTATTTTAACACTTATCACAATCTGCTTTTTTAGCCCATTAAAAGCAGCCGAACCTTTTATCACGACCGAAAAAAAGCCGGATGCTGTTGTTCTCAAGGAAAAATCGTTACGGCTTTCTTTGTTTGTCAATAGTGGTGCCGACAAAGGTGTTGTACGTGCAGTGAACAATCTGCAGGCTGATTTTGAAAAAGTAACAGGAGAAAAACCTGCTATTTTCAGTCAAATTAACAGCCCTTCATCTGCATTTATTATCATTGGAACAATTGGCACTAATTCGGTAATTGATGATTTAATAAAACAAAGAAAAATTGATGGTAAAGAATTGAAAGGCAAAAATGAAAAATTTATTATTCAAAGTGTTAAAAATCCTTTCAAAGGAGTAGAGGAGGCTATTATTATTGCAGGAAGTGACAAGCGAGGAACCATTTATGGCATTTACGAATTATCTCGTCAGATAGGTGTTTCGCCTTGGTATTATTGGGCAGATGTGCCAGTCGAACATAAGGAGAATCTATATTTTAAAAAAGGGATTTATACTGATGGTGAACCAGCGGTGAAGTATAGAGGAATTTTTTTGAATGATGAAGCGCCAGCTTTAAGCGGTTGGAGCAAAGCTACTTTTGGAGGATTTAATAGTCAGTTTTACGAAAAAATTTTTGAATTGCTTCTTCGTCTCAAAGCAAATTATATGTGGCCCGCTATGTGGGGAAATGCGTTCTATGATGATGATAGCAACAATGGTCCACTGGCAAATGAAATGGGGATTGTAATGGGAACATCTCACCACGAACCAATGGCTTTGGCACAACAAGATTGGAAGCGATATATTCAAAAGAATAACCTTCCGAATGTTTGGGATTATTCCAAAAATAAAACCGTTTTAGATGAATTCTGGAAAACTGGAATCGAACGCAGCAAGAATTGGGAAAAATTAGTCACGATAGGGATGCGCGGCGATGGCGATGAAGCAATGAGCGAAGGTACCAACATCAGTTTACTGGAGAATATCGTAAAAAATCAGCGTCAGATTATTGAAAAAATAACTAAACAAAAAGCTGAAAAAACTTCGCAGGTTTGGGCTTTATACAAAGAGGTTCAGGAATATTATGATCAGGGAATGCGAGTTCCCGATGACGTAATTTTACTGTTTTGTGATGATAATTGGGGAAATGTCCGTAAGCTACCAGATCCAATAAAACCCTTGCATAAAGGAGGTTACGGAATATATTATCATTTTGACTATGTTGGCGGTCCAAGAAACTCAAAATGGATCAATATTAGTCCAATACAAAGGGTTTGGGAACAAATGAATCTTAGTTACGAACACGGCGTTGATAAAGTTTGGATTGTGAATGTTGGTGATCTTAAACCTATGGAATTTCCAATTAGTTTCTTTTTGGAAATGGCTTGGAATCCAAAGCAGTTCAATTCTAAGAATCTTTTTGAATTTACTAAAAATTGGGCTGCGCAGCAGTTTGGGAAAAGACACGCCAAAGAAATTGCCGAATTATTAAATATTTATCCAAGATATAACCGCCGTGTTACTCCTGAAATGCTAAATAGTAAAACATATAGTCTTGAAAATTATAACGAATTTGAAACTGTTGTAAATGACTATAAGAATTTAGCACTGGATGCTTACCGTCTTTACGATGAAATTCCTCAGCAATACAAAGACGCCTATTTCCAGTTAGTACTATATCCTATTGATGCGTGCAGTAATTTGTATGAAATGTATTTTGCACAAGCTAAAAACCAAAAACTAGCCAAAGAAAAAAATGTTTTAGCTAATTATTATGCTGATAAAATGAAAACGCATTTTGTTCGTGATTCTATTCTTCAAAATAAATATAATAATGAAATTGCAGCAGGAAAGTGGATACACATGATGGATCAAATGCATATTGGATATAATAGCTGGCATGATGAACCAAAAAATATCCTTCCGGAAGTGACCTATATTTTGGAAAATGCAAAACCAGTTGAAAAAGTGTTTAAAGAAAAGAATGGTTATGTTTCTATAGAAGCTGAAAATTTTTCTAAATCAAATAATTCAGATAAAATTCATTGGGAAGTGATTCCAGATTTTGGGAAAACAAAGTCAGGGATTACTACATTTCCACAAAACGCTTATCCAAAAGAGGATGAAAATGTTTTTGTAGAATATGAAATTGATTTTACTTCCAGCGGAGAATTTACCATTCAGCTGCTTTTGGCACCAACTTTAAATTTTAATAGTAATAAAGGATTGCGTTATGAAATTTCTTTTGATAGAGAAAAACCGCAAACCGTAAATTTCAACGGGAATTATCGTGGAGAATTAGGAAAATGGCAAGCCGAGCAAATTATACGATCTTCAGCTAAACTTTCTGTTTTGAAATCAGGAAAACATACACTGCGTTTCCGAGTTTTAGAACCAGGTATTGTTCTGCAAAAGATTCTTATAGATACAGGAGGGTTAAAGCCTTCTTATCTTGGATCTCCTGAAAGTGAAATTATTGATTAA
- the xylA gene encoding xylose isomerase, producing the protein MIVLGNKEYYKGIGQIKFEGKESDNPLAFKYYNPDQVVAGKTMREHFRFAIAYWHTFCGQGSDPFGPGTQHFAWDQPADAIEAAKEKADAAFEFITKMGFGHYCFHDYDLVREGATFAESESRLATITDYLKEKQAASGVKLLWGTANCFSNPRYMNGAATNPDFNVLARAGGQVKLALDATIALGGENYVFWGGREGYMTLLNTDMGRELDHMGQFLAQARDYARAQGFKGNFFIEPKPMEPSKHQYDFDCATAIGFLRQYGLEKDFKMNIEVNHATLAQHTFQHEIEVAAKAGMLGSLDANRGDYQNGWDTDQFPNNIQETTEAMLVFLKAGGLQGGGVNFDAKIRRNSTDMEDVFLAHIGGADTFARALLTADKIITSSPYEKLRTERYSSFDSGNGKAFEEGKLDLQALYKIAQENGELNLKSGKQELFENIINQYI; encoded by the coding sequence ATGATAGTTTTAGGAAACAAAGAGTACTATAAAGGTATCGGACAAATTAAATTTGAGGGAAAAGAATCCGATAATCCTTTGGCTTTTAAATATTACAATCCAGACCAAGTTGTAGCTGGAAAAACAATGCGCGAGCATTTTAGATTTGCAATTGCTTACTGGCATACTTTCTGCGGACAAGGGAGCGATCCTTTTGGACCAGGAACACAGCATTTTGCATGGGATCAGCCTGCTGATGCGATTGAAGCTGCAAAAGAGAAAGCTGATGCTGCTTTTGAATTCATTACAAAAATGGGTTTTGGTCACTATTGTTTTCACGATTATGACTTAGTTAGAGAAGGTGCAACTTTCGCAGAATCAGAAAGCAGATTAGCTACCATCACAGATTATTTGAAAGAAAAGCAAGCGGCTTCTGGAGTAAAATTGCTTTGGGGAACAGCAAATTGTTTTTCTAACCCGCGTTATATGAATGGTGCGGCAACTAATCCTGATTTTAATGTATTAGCAAGAGCTGGAGGACAAGTAAAATTGGCTTTGGATGCTACTATTGCATTAGGAGGAGAAAACTATGTTTTTTGGGGAGGACGTGAAGGTTATATGACTTTGCTAAACACGGATATGGGAAGAGAATTGGATCACATGGGGCAATTTTTGGCACAAGCTAGAGATTATGCAAGAGCACAAGGATTCAAAGGAAATTTCTTTATTGAGCCAAAACCAATGGAGCCATCAAAACACCAATATGATTTTGATTGTGCTACTGCTATTGGATTTTTACGTCAATACGGTTTGGAGAAAGATTTCAAAATGAACATCGAGGTAAACCACGCGACATTGGCACAGCATACTTTTCAGCATGAAATTGAAGTGGCTGCCAAAGCTGGAATGTTAGGAAGTTTAGATGCAAATAGAGGAGATTACCAGAATGGCTGGGATACAGATCAGTTCCCAAACAATATTCAGGAAACTACAGAAGCTATGCTGGTATTCTTGAAAGCTGGCGGTTTACAAGGAGGAGGAGTTAATTTTGATGCTAAAATCAGAAGAAATTCTACAGACATGGAAGATGTTTTCTTAGCACACATTGGCGGAGCAGATACTTTTGCAAGAGCTTTATTGACTGCTGATAAAATTATCACTTCATCTCCTTACGAAAAATTAAGAACAGAAAGATACAGTTCTTTTGATTCTGGAAACGGAAAGGCTTTTGAAGAAGGAAAATTAGATTTACAGGCATTATATAAAATTGCGCAAGAAAATGGAGAATTAAATCTTAAAAGCGGAAAGCAAGAATTGTTCGAAAATATTATTAATCAATATATTTAA
- the fucP gene encoding L-fucose:H+ symporter permease — MQVTNQIGDQHEVPTEQGAEEGSGKKYLLPFILITSLFFLWGMAHGFDGILIPHLRKACELNNRQSTLIDTAVFLAYFIMAIPAGMLIKRFGYKNSIITGLLVFAAGAFLFIPAANSRTYELFLFALFVIGCGLTILETSANPYAAILGPAESSSKRLNLAASFNGLAAMLGPVLGSMFILSGKSFTPAQMTAMPDTAKAAYLLEEASTVKMPYMILGSILILMAILFYFMHLPSMKPTHTEVEIKPGFFSVLRFSHLSWAVAAQFFYVGAQVCVTSFFVRIAEQSAGLDEKTAGYYLGIYGFLFMAGRFIGTFFLRYIKDYILLSIYCVISIILCVVAIYASGIEVIYALGGLGFFMSIMFPTIFSLGLVGLKSNTETGSSWLVMSIVGGAILPYTMGTLIDMKHDDIQAGYIIPLVCFVIILYFGVFGHKVKNSIS, encoded by the coding sequence ATGCAAGTAACCAACCAAATTGGCGACCAACACGAAGTACCAACAGAACAAGGAGCAGAAGAAGGATCAGGAAAAAAATATCTTTTGCCTTTTATCTTAATTACCAGTTTATTTTTCCTTTGGGGAATGGCACACGGTTTTGATGGAATTTTAATTCCGCATTTGAGAAAAGCCTGTGAGTTAAACAACCGACAATCTACGTTAATAGACACTGCTGTGTTTCTTGCTTATTTTATTATGGCAATTCCTGCGGGAATGCTGATTAAACGTTTTGGGTATAAAAACAGTATTATTACTGGATTATTAGTGTTTGCCGCAGGTGCTTTTCTATTTATTCCTGCTGCTAATTCTAGAACTTATGAATTGTTTTTATTTGCTTTATTTGTAATTGGCTGCGGATTGACAATTTTAGAAACCAGTGCAAATCCCTACGCAGCGATTTTAGGACCTGCAGAATCTTCTTCGAAACGATTGAATTTAGCTGCTTCATTTAATGGCCTTGCAGCCATGCTTGGACCTGTATTGGGTTCAATGTTTATATTGTCTGGAAAGAGCTTTACGCCTGCGCAAATGACTGCGATGCCAGATACGGCTAAAGCGGCATATTTACTAGAAGAAGCTTCAACAGTAAAAATGCCTTATATGATTCTAGGAAGCATATTGATACTAATGGCTATCCTTTTTTATTTTATGCACTTACCATCAATGAAACCTACCCATACTGAAGTTGAAATAAAACCAGGTTTCTTTTCGGTTTTACGATTTTCTCATTTAAGTTGGGCGGTAGCTGCACAATTCTTTTATGTGGGAGCGCAAGTATGTGTGACCAGTTTTTTTGTCCGAATCGCGGAACAAAGTGCTGGACTGGATGAAAAAACAGCGGGTTACTACCTAGGTATTTATGGTTTCCTTTTTATGGCAGGACGCTTCATTGGTACATTCTTTTTACGTTATATAAAAGATTATATCTTGTTGTCTATTTACTGTGTTATCAGTATTATTCTATGTGTAGTAGCCATTTACGCAAGCGGTATTGAAGTGATTTATGCGCTAGGAGGATTAGGTTTTTTCATGTCTATCATGTTTCCAACTATTTTCTCTTTGGGATTAGTAGGCTTGAAATCTAATACCGAAACGGGTTCTTCATGGCTGGTAATGTCAATTGTAGGCGGTGCAATACTTCCTTATACTATGGGAACATTAATTGATATGAAGCATGACGATATTCAAGCGGGATACATTATTCCTTTAGTGTGTTTTGTTATTATTCTTTATTTTGGTGTGTTTGGACATAAAGTAAAAAACAGTATTTCTTAG
- a CDS encoding DUF5597 domain-containing protein, producing the protein MPNLQKKGNKTQLIVNDKPFIIRGGELGNSSATSMESMESIWSKLTDMNLNTVLTPIYWELIEKEEDKFDFYLVDDLILKARKENLKLVFLWFGSWKNSMSSHAPAWVKLNQKKYPRIKDDKNKSHEILTPFSENNLKADLNAFQKLMAHIKDFDKKDQTVIMIQVENEIGMLPTARDYYPLANVAFKKEVPKELLLYMLKNREKLVPEFLELWKKNGFKTSGNWEEIFGKGLQTDEIFMAWFFSKFTNAVAKAGKESYAIPMYVNAALNASGKKPGEYPSAGPLPHVMDVWKAAGNTIDFLAPDFYNPNFKQWNDLFTRQGDPLFIPEHKFDATAPFKGLYAIGHYEVIGFSPFSIESVADAKNEPLGKIYDMVKQLTPVIEQYKGFGKIDGVLLDKENAVQIITLGNYEFTFKHDYTLNWSDGAKENVWPMSSAIIIETAPDEFYIGGSGIVVTFKPLKNNDLNAGILKVDQGRFDNNGWRTIRHFNGDQTHQGRHLRIAVGDYEIQKLKLYTYE; encoded by the coding sequence ATGCCAAACCTTCAGAAAAAAGGTAATAAAACTCAATTAATTGTCAATGACAAACCATTTATTATACGAGGCGGTGAGTTAGGAAATTCTTCTGCCACTAGTATGGAGAGTATGGAATCCATTTGGTCAAAACTGACTGATATGAATCTTAACACCGTTTTAACGCCAATTTATTGGGAACTTATTGAAAAGGAGGAAGACAAATTTGATTTTTATTTGGTTGATGATTTGATTCTAAAGGCTCGAAAAGAAAACTTAAAATTAGTTTTTCTTTGGTTCGGATCATGGAAAAACAGTATGTCAAGCCATGCTCCGGCTTGGGTAAAATTGAATCAAAAAAAATACCCAAGAATTAAAGATGATAAAAATAAAAGTCATGAGATCTTAACGCCTTTTAGTGAAAATAATTTGAAGGCAGATTTAAACGCTTTTCAAAAACTAATGGCACACATAAAAGATTTTGATAAGAAAGATCAAACTGTTATCATGATTCAGGTGGAGAATGAAATCGGGATGCTGCCAACAGCAAGAGATTATTATCCATTAGCAAACGTGGCTTTCAAAAAAGAGGTACCCAAAGAATTATTGCTGTATATGCTGAAGAATAGAGAAAAACTGGTGCCAGAGTTTTTAGAACTATGGAAAAAAAATGGTTTTAAAACGTCTGGAAACTGGGAAGAAATTTTTGGTAAAGGACTGCAGACTGATGAAATTTTTATGGCTTGGTTCTTTTCAAAATTCACTAATGCAGTTGCCAAAGCGGGTAAAGAAAGCTATGCAATACCAATGTATGTGAACGCCGCCCTAAATGCGTCTGGAAAAAAACCGGGCGAGTATCCAAGTGCCGGCCCTCTGCCACATGTAATGGATGTTTGGAAAGCTGCAGGAAATACAATAGATTTTCTTGCGCCGGATTTTTATAATCCTAACTTTAAGCAATGGAATGATTTATTTACCCGTCAGGGAGATCCATTATTTATACCAGAACATAAGTTTGATGCTACAGCGCCATTCAAGGGATTGTATGCAATTGGTCATTATGAAGTCATTGGTTTTTCTCCATTTTCTATTGAATCTGTTGCTGACGCCAAAAATGAGCCACTGGGGAAAATATATGATATGGTTAAGCAGTTAACTCCAGTTATAGAGCAATACAAAGGTTTTGGCAAGATTGACGGCGTACTTTTGGATAAAGAAAATGCGGTTCAGATTATTACATTAGGCAATTATGAATTTACTTTTAAACACGATTACACTTTAAACTGGTCTGATGGTGCGAAGGAAAATGTTTGGCCAATGTCGAGTGCTATTATCATAGAAACTGCACCCGATGAATTTTATATTGGCGGATCTGGAATTGTGGTGACTTTTAAACCGTTAAAAAATAATGATCTAAATGCTGGAATTCTTAAAGTGGATCAAGGAAGATTTGATAATAATGGTTGGAGAACAATTCGTCATTTTAACGGCGATCAAACGCATCAGGGAAGACATCTTAGAATTGCTGTAGGCGATTATGAAATTCAAAAGCTAAAATTATATACATACGAATAA